One part of the Negativicoccus succinicivorans genome encodes these proteins:
- the yihA gene encoding ribosome biogenesis GTP-binding protein YihA/YsxC encodes MAEESFRIVESSYLLSAVKLSQCKKDDLKEIAFIGRSNVGKSSLINSLCNHRGLAMVSREPGKTRTINYFSIRSKQAVDGAGDAGESEQNWYLVDLPGYGFAKTGHENRDAWSGFIADYAANSRHLALMCLLIDLRHPQLPIDKKAYQWLRGLGMPLQVIGTKADKLGQSDRQKNIRTIAHEYPGDYPPLMYSSKNHLNRQALLQVIQGFVVDPQEASHA; translated from the coding sequence ATGGCAGAGGAATCATTTCGTATTGTAGAATCATCCTACTTGTTATCCGCGGTGAAATTATCGCAATGCAAGAAAGATGATTTGAAAGAGATCGCCTTTATCGGCCGATCCAATGTCGGAAAATCATCACTCATTAACTCGTTGTGCAATCACCGGGGACTGGCGATGGTCAGTCGCGAACCCGGTAAAACGCGCACAATTAATTATTTTTCCATTCGCTCGAAACAAGCTGTCGACGGCGCGGGCGATGCAGGCGAAAGCGAACAGAATTGGTACCTGGTAGACTTGCCGGGGTACGGATTTGCGAAGACCGGTCACGAGAATCGTGATGCGTGGTCGGGTTTTATTGCCGATTATGCGGCGAACTCGCGACACTTGGCATTGATGTGTCTGTTGATCGATTTGCGGCATCCCCAGTTGCCGATTGATAAAAAAGCGTACCAGTGGCTGCGCGGCTTGGGTATGCCCCTGCAAGTCATCGGCACGAAAGCCGATAAACTCGGGCAAAGCGATCGCCAGAAAAATATTCGGACGATCGCGCATGAATATCCGGGTGACTATCCGCCGCTGATGTATTCATCGAAAAATCATCTGAATCGTCAGGCTTTATTGCAAGTGATTCAGGGGTTTGTGGTCGATCCGCAGGAGGCGTCGCATGCATAA